The following is a genomic window from Hymenobacter monticola.
CGGCCTGGCCCAGGGACCCGACGGCTCGCTCTACGTGAGCGACGACAAGGCCGGCACCATCTACCGCATTGTCTATAATCAGAAATAAACCCTGTTCGTGAAGAAGCTATTTGTGCTGCTGTTCCCGTTGCTGCTGAGCAGCGGGGCCGCTTTCGCCCAGAAGAAACCAGCTGCTAAGACCCCGGCCAAGAAACCCACGGCCGGGGTTTCGGCCGCGCTGCTGGCGTCGGGCAAATCTGTGTACGTCCAGAACTGCCTCAGCTGCCACCAGGCCGATGGCGGCGGCGTGGAGGGCATGAACCCACCCCTCATCAAGACCGACTACGTGCTCGGCGACAAGCCCCGCCTGATTGGCGTGCTGGTGAACGGCCTGAAAGGCGTGGAAATCAACGGCGAGGAATACCGCAGCGTGATGCCCGCCCAAACCCACCTCAGCGACCAGCAGATGGCCGACGTGCTCACCTACGTGCGCAACAGCTTCGGCAACAAAGCCAGCGCCGTGGCCGTGGCCGAGGTGAAGGCCGTGCGCGCCGCCAAGAAATAGCGCCGGGCGCCGGGGCCGCCCCAATGGGCGGTCGGACGCCCGAGAAACCGTTGGGGCGGCCCCAATGTCCATTCGGGCGTCCGGCAGCCGTTTGGGGCCGCCCCAACGGGCATTCGGGCAGCCGGGAAGCGTTTGGGGCCGCCCCACTGGTCAGTCGGGCGCCCGACTGACCAGTGGGGCGGCCCCCAGCCCGTAAGCTACAAAAAAAGCCTTCCCGGTGCCGGGAAGGCTTTTTTGATGCGAGGTGATGGGTCTGTAAGCCGGGTTCTGTGCGCAGCCGAAGCCGCGTCCCCACCATTTATCTAGGCCAGTCGTTGCCGAAAGGCTCCATCAACCTACCCGCTGGCGCCGGACGAGCCGCCCGGTGCCGAGGCTTCCGAAGAAGCGCCGGCGTACCAGCTTATTTGGTCTTTCAACCCCTGAGGTTTACCCAGCCGGGACGGTCACCCGCCCGCTGGTGCGCTCTTACCGCACCTTTTCACCCTTACCGGCCACCCGAGGGCGACGTAGGCGGTATTTTCTGTGGCACTGGCTGTCCTGGTTTGCATTATACGCGCCAGTCCTTCCCGTTAGGAAGCAGGGTGCTCTGCGTTGCCCGGACTTTCCTCGTCGCCCAAAAGCGCCGCGGTGGGGCGACCCATCACTGCGGGCAAAGGTAGGGCTTGGACGCATTAAAACTGCCGGCCGGGCGGGGACGGCGCATCATTATCCGTTGATTTATTCAGGAAAAGCGGGCGAAGTAAACCGACAAGCTAAGGTGTGCCAGCCCTCCACCGTTTGGTAACTATACTCAGCATACCAATAATGAGGGTCGTCGACGCTGCGAAATTCAACTCCTGGGGCTAGAACGTATGGTTTGTGAAACTTTCGCTCCAGAATGATTAGCAGCACACAATTTGGCGGCCAGGCGGATTCTTCCCTTACTTCATTGCCGTAAAGTAATTCTTCTTGCAAAATCTGGAAAAGCGGCGCGGCTAACTGCTTAGGCATTTGAGATTCTATTATTTCCCCTCCCACACGTTATCCTTAGGAAAACTGTCGGGCACGAGGGTGCTGCCCAGCGTCACGCGCTTCAGTTGCTGCTTGGCCGCGACAGGCACCGTGACGGTGGTGGCGCCGGTTTCCCAGACGCCGATGCTGCGGTGGATTTTCTGGGTCGAGTTGTCGGCGAAGGTGAGGGTGACGTCTACGGGCACGGGCTTACGGCCTTTGGCCGTCACCAGGAGGTCGTAGCCGGTAGCGGTTTTATTGACGGCCGAGATGGCGAGGTCGGGGTAGCCGCCGTCGAAGAACCAGCGCTGCCAGAACCAGTTCAGGTTGCGGCCGGCGCCGGTGTTCATGCTGTTGAAGAAGTCGTAGGGCAGGGGGTGCTTGCCGTTCCAGGTGCGGATGTAGGTGTGCAGGGCCTTGGTGAACAGCTCGTCTCCCAGCAAGTCCTTCACGTAGAGGTAGCCCAGGGCGGGCTTGGGGTAGGAGTTGAGGAAGAAGGCGCTGCCGTTTTGCTGGGTGCTGGGCGTCACGATGGGCAGGTCGCCCTCGGCGCCGGCTTGGTCGGCGTAGGGCTTGATGCCGTAGTTGTCGTCCACCTTCGGGTCAATCATGCTCGAAATCAGCCACTCGCCGATGGTGGCCCAGCCCTCATCCATCCAGCCGTACTTCGTTTCGTTGATGCCCATGTAGAAGGGGAACATCGTGTGGAAGATTTCGTGGTCGGTAAGGGTGATGGCGTCCTCGCGGGTGTCGGTGGGGTTGTCGTTCACCATCATGGGGTACTCCATCTGGTCGAGGCCGTCGAACACCGTTTCGTGGGCGTAGGGAAAGGGCCACTTCGGAAACTGGTAGCTCATGGCCTCCACCGTTTTACGGCTGAAGTCAATGACTTCCTTATAGTCCTGATGTTTGGGGTTATACACGGCGTCGACGCGGGTGCGGCGCTTGGTGGCGGGGTCCACCACCAGGCTGGTGCTCTGCCACACGTAGTGGTCGGCGGTGGCAAACACGAAGTCCGTTACGTTTTTCGCCTCGAACCGCCAGGTGTTCTGGTCGGCCGGCGGGGTGATGTCGCGCCGCTTGGCATCGTCTTCGCTGATGATGCTCACCACGGCGTCCTTCTGCTCGGCTTCGCGCAGGCGCTGGGCGTACTTGGGGGTGAGCACCTGCGTGGGGTTGGTGAGGTCGCCGGTGGCCCACACCACGAAGTTTTTGGGCACGGTAACAGCGGCTTTGAAATTGCAGAAGTCGTTGTAGAATTCCTGGTCGCCGGTGTAGGGCACGCGGTTCCAGCCGTCGAGGTCGTCGTACACGGCGATGCGCGGGAAGAAGTAGGCCACAAAAGCGGCGCCCGGCTCAATCTCGCCGGTGCGCTGGTGCGAGCCTTTATTCAGGATGTAGGAATACGTGGCGCGCACCGTGGCCACCTGGCGCGGCCCCAGCGCCCGCCGCAGCGCCACAGGCATATTGGTGCCGTTGATGGGCAGCTTATTGACGTCGAAATTCTCCCCATTGATGGTCAGGTTGAGGATTTTGACGCCCTCGCCAATGTCCTCCGGCGCGAAGGCTTTGCTGCGGGGCGCGCCCTTTTGGTATAGGTTGGGGTAGAGCTTAAACCAGAGCTGCCGCAACGAGTCGGGACTGTTGTTGAAATACTTAATATCCACGGTGCCAGACACGCGGCGGCCGGCCGGGTCGAAGTTCACGGCCAGGTCGTAGTCGGCCGCGTTTTGCCAGTAGTTGGGGCCAGGCAGGCCGCTGGCGCTGCGGGTACCTTTGGCATAAAGAGGCTCGTAGTTGCGGGGCAGGGGCAGCGTGGGCTGGGCCAGGGTGGCCAGGGGCAGGAGCAGCAAGGCTGCGGGCAGGAAACGCATGAAGCAGGAAAAGCGAAGGAAGCGGCAGCAGCGCCGCCAAAGCCCAAAGAACGGGGAACGGCGCGAAAGGTCGCATGGCCGAACGATGTAGGGGCGGGGCTTGCCCCCGCCCGGGCGCTGCACGATTCCGCCGTAGCGGGGCCGGCTACCGGGCGGGGGTGAGCCCCGCCCCTACATTGTGCTATACGCGCACCAGGCCCGCGGGCGTGAGCTCCCGCTCGCCCTGCCAGCGGTAGGCCACCAGCTCGCCGCCCTTGGCCACGCTGTAGTCGAGGCACACGGAGTGCGGGGTGAGAATACGCGGCTCACCGCGCAGCCAGTAGTGGCCGAAGAAGACGGGCGTCTCGTCCTGGTAGTAGGCCGGACTGGGCAGGGCGGCCACGTCCACGGGCTGGCCGGCCAAGGCCGCGATGGGTTCGAGGTAATAGTCGTCGTAGGTGGCAGCTGCCGGGTCGCGCCACCAGGCGGTGCGCATCTTGGTGCGGCGGTGGCCGTCTTTGTCGAAGAAGTGGTGGTCGCCGGGCAGGTCGGTCTCGTGGCCTTTGAGGGTGATTTCAACGGCGTCCAGCTCGGCCGAGCCCTTGCGGCTGGCGCGCAGCAGAAACTCAGGCGTCAGGCGGTCGGTGGGCAGCCACTGGCGCAGCTGGGCAATGTAGCGGGCGTCCCAGCAGGCGTGCACCACGCGCAGTCCCGGCAACTCCAGGTACAGCGGCAGCTGCATGAACCAGGCCAGGTAGTCGAGCCACTCGGCAAACAGCTCCTTGCCATTAAAGGCGCGAATGGTTTCGAGGTGTTGCAGAATGTGGTGCGGCAGGTGGGGCCGCAGGTGCCCGCCGCTGGGGTCGAAGGTCCAGAAGTTGAGGGCATTGAACTCGTGGTTGCCCATCACGGCCAGGGCCGCGCCGCCGTCCACCATGCCGCGCACAATTTGCAGCGTCTCCCGGATGGCCGGGCCGCGGTCAATGAAATCGCCCAGAAAAATCACCTGCCGGCCGCCGGCGTGGCGGTATACGCCGGCGGCGTCGGGGGCGTAGTCGAGCTTTGTGAGCAGCTGGCGTAGCTCCGCGGCGTGGCCGTGAATGTCGCCGATGAGGTCGTACATGGGGGCAGGGGAATAAGGAAGAGGAAATAGGGAACAGGTAACAAAAGAACGGCCTCTCACGGGTTTAGCTGTCATCCTGAACGCAGCGAAGGACCTTCTCCTGTTTGAACGACTAGCACTAATTCAAACAGCGCCGGCGTGAGAAGGCCCTTCGCTGCGCTCAGGATGACAGCCAAAACAACAGTCGCCCCATCCCCACCTTCCTACCCCGGCAGGCAGGCCACCAAGCCAAACCCCTTGGCTTCGGCCACGAAATGCAACGCCCCGCCGGCGTCCTCGGCGCGGCGGCGCATGTTGGCCAGGCCGTGGCCGCCGGGGCGGGCGGTGGGAGCGGGGCCGGGGGCGTCGTCGCGCACGCGCAGGCAGAGCTGGCCGCCGCTTGCGCTCACCTGCACCGTTACCTGGGTGGCGCCGTGGGCATGCTTCACCACGTTGTGCAAGGCTTCCTTAAAGATGAGGTACAGCGTTTGGCAGGTAACCAGCGAAGGGCGGCGAGCCGCGGCCGCGTCGCTCACGGCAAAGTCCACGGCCAGGCCTTGGGTGGTGAGAACTTCCTGGGCGTGGTCGCGCATGTGGGCCAGCACTTCCGGCAGCTCGGCGGCGCTGGCGTGCAGGCCCCACACCACATCGGCCATCTGGCGGGCGGCGCGGCGGCTGGTGTCGCTCAGGCGTTCGAGGCGGGCCAGGGTTTGGGCGGGGGCGGCGGGGGTTTCGCGCAGCAGGTCGCTTTGCAGGCTGATTTGGGTGAGCAGCGAGCCCACGTCGTCGTGCAGGTCGGCGGCCAGGCGGGCGCGCAGGGCCGCATCCTGCGTTTGCTGCTGTAGCAACTGCCGCCGCCGGTAGCGCCAAAACAGCCAGCCGGCTGCCAGCAGCGTGCCCAGCACCAGCGCGCCGATGCCCACCAGCTGGCGTTGCGTCTGCAGCTGCTCCAATTCCTGCTGCTGGCGGAGCAGGCGCTCGCGCTGGCGGGCCACGTTCAGCTCTACCTGGGTGCGCGAGCGGGTCGCGCGGGCCTGCACGGCGGCCAGGCGGCGGCGGGTGTCTTCGCCCCCGATGCTGTCGGCGTAGGCGCTGGCCAGCAGTTGCGCGCGGTAGGCGGCGTGGCCCTGCCCCAGGCGGTCGTGGGCCTGGGCCAGCACCTGGGCCGCGTCGCGGGCCTGCGGGCGCAGCTGGCCCGGCCCGGCAATGGCCAGCGCGAGGGCGGCGTAGCGGCGGGTGCTGTCGGCCCGGGCCGGCAGCCAGGCGCGGGCCAGCAGCAGGGCCGCCCGCGCCTCCATTTCGGGGCGTCTGGCGGCGTGGGCCTGGCGCAGCAGCCCCCGGCCGGCCGAGCGCGCGGCCGCGTAGTCGCCCAGGCGCTCGGTCATCTCGGCCATGCTGAGCTGCATGTCAATTAGGCCCGGCTTGTTGAACACCACCGCGTAGCTGGTCAGGGCCTGGCGGTACTGGTCGCGGGCGGTGCGCCACTGCTGCTGCTGGCGGCTCAGGTCGCCGGCCACCTGGTGCAGGTAGCCGGTCGAAAGCAGGTCGTGGGCGGCGGGGGCCAGGGGGCGGGCCTCGGCCACGTAGGCGCGGGCGGTGGCGTACTCGCCCAGGGCCAGCTCGATGCGCGCCGCCGTCACCAGCTGAAACAGCAGCACCCGGGGGCTGCCCAGGGCGCGGGCCAGCGCCAGCCCGTCGAGACTGGGCCCGAGGGCGGCGGCGTAGTTGCCCTGCTCCAGGTAAATGCGGGCCAGGTTGTAGTACACTCGCGTCTGGGTGTAGCGGTTGCCGGTGCGCTCGGCCAGGGGCAGCGCCAGCCGGGCCGAGGCAATGGCCGAGTCGTACTGGCTGTGCGCGCGCTGGTAGTAGCTCAGGTTGAACAGTGCCTCCAGTAGCCCGCGCTCGAAGCGCAGCTGCCGGGCCAGCCGCAGCGCCTGCCGCGTGAGCAGGAGTGAGGTGTCGGCCGCGTTCACGCGCAGGGCAAAGGCCAGGGTGTTGAGGCGGCCCACGCGTTGGGTGTCGGGGCGGGTGTCGCGGGCCAGCAGGCGGTTCAGGCTGTCGCGCACCACGGCCAGGCGCTTAAGGGGTAGCGGTGGCCCCTGTGCCCGGCCCTGGCCGGCGGCCAGCAGCAGGCCCAGCAGCAAGCCGAAGTAGAATAGCCGAGGCCCCGGGGCCAGGGGAGTGGGTAGTGCAGGCAAAGAAGGCAACGTAATTTTTGTCATAAAACCGGAGCAGCCGGGGCCGCCCAGTGCGCGGCGGGGCCAACTGGCCGGGCAACGGCAGACCGGCGCGCGCTGCCCCGACGGCCGAACTTCCACTAACGAAATGCAGGCCCGCGCAGCTACTGCACGGACCTGTTCGAAGCCAAAATTACGGGCGAGCGGCTGGTTTTACCCGCTCAACGGAGCCTGCACCTCGGCTTAGGCGTGGCTGCCACCGGGCACCAGCAGGGTGTAGGTGGGGCCCTGGGCGCTGGCCACCTCGTTGCGCTTCAGGTAATAGGCGAAGTAGTCGCGCTGCTCGGCCACGGCGGGCTCCCCGTTGGGGCGGTTGTCGAAATAGGGCAGGTGCGTGACGGTGGCCAGCAAAGAAAAATCCTTCTCGCCAGTGCGGCAGCACCAGATTTGCACGGCATCGAAGCCGCGCTTGACGCACTGAATGCTGGGGTGGATGCCGTCCATCTTCACCTTGAGCACGGGGGCCTCGGCGGCCACGCGCTCGGCAGGCTTGGCTGGGGTGGTGGTCAGCTCCAGCAAGTCGAGAACCTCGGCCGGCACGTTCATCGTGTTTTTAATTTGCTTCACGCCGGCCCGCACGGCCGTCGAGGTCAGCGTTTCCTGCGCGCTCAGGTTGCGCTGGGCTGTGTCGAGGGCCTTTTGCGCGGCGTCGCGCAGGCCTACCAAATCCAGCTCGGCCTGGGCCGCCTCGGCGGCTTC
Proteins encoded in this region:
- a CDS encoding metallophosphoesterase, whose translation is MYDLIGDIHGHAAELRQLLTKLDYAPDAAGVYRHAGGRQVIFLGDFIDRGPAIRETLQIVRGMVDGGAALAVMGNHEFNALNFWTFDPSGGHLRPHLPHHILQHLETIRAFNGKELFAEWLDYLAWFMQLPLYLELPGLRVVHACWDARYIAQLRQWLPTDRLTPEFLLRASRKGSAELDAVEITLKGHETDLPGDHHFFDKDGHRRTKMRTAWWRDPAAATYDDYYLEPIAALAGQPVDVAALPSPAYYQDETPVFFGHYWLRGEPRILTPHSVCLDYSVAKGGELVAYRWQGERELTPAGLVRV
- a CDS encoding ATP-binding protein — its product is MPALPTPLAPGPRLFYFGLLLGLLLAAGQGRAQGPPLPLKRLAVVRDSLNRLLARDTRPDTQRVGRLNTLAFALRVNAADTSLLLTRQALRLARQLRFERGLLEALFNLSYYQRAHSQYDSAIASARLALPLAERTGNRYTQTRVYYNLARIYLEQGNYAAALGPSLDGLALARALGSPRVLLFQLVTAARIELALGEYATARAYVAEARPLAPAAHDLLSTGYLHQVAGDLSRQQQQWRTARDQYRQALTSYAVVFNKPGLIDMQLSMAEMTERLGDYAAARSAGRGLLRQAHAARRPEMEARAALLLARAWLPARADSTRRYAALALAIAGPGQLRPQARDAAQVLAQAHDRLGQGHAAYRAQLLASAYADSIGGEDTRRRLAAVQARATRSRTQVELNVARQRERLLRQQQELEQLQTQRQLVGIGALVLGTLLAAGWLFWRYRRRQLLQQQTQDAALRARLAADLHDDVGSLLTQISLQSDLLRETPAAPAQTLARLERLSDTSRRAARQMADVVWGLHASAAELPEVLAHMRDHAQEVLTTQGLAVDFAVSDAAAARRPSLVTCQTLYLIFKEALHNVVKHAHGATQVTVQVSASGGQLCLRVRDDAPGPAPTARPGGHGLANMRRRAEDAGGALHFVAEAKGFGLVACLPG
- a CDS encoding M1 family metallopeptidase; its protein translation is MRFLPAALLLLPLATLAQPTLPLPRNYEPLYAKGTRSASGLPGPNYWQNAADYDLAVNFDPAGRRVSGTVDIKYFNNSPDSLRQLWFKLYPNLYQKGAPRSKAFAPEDIGEGVKILNLTINGENFDVNKLPINGTNMPVALRRALGPRQVATVRATYSYILNKGSHQRTGEIEPGAAFVAYFFPRIAVYDDLDGWNRVPYTGDQEFYNDFCNFKAAVTVPKNFVVWATGDLTNPTQVLTPKYAQRLREAEQKDAVVSIISEDDAKRRDITPPADQNTWRFEAKNVTDFVFATADHYVWQSTSLVVDPATKRRTRVDAVYNPKHQDYKEVIDFSRKTVEAMSYQFPKWPFPYAHETVFDGLDQMEYPMMVNDNPTDTREDAITLTDHEIFHTMFPFYMGINETKYGWMDEGWATIGEWLISSMIDPKVDDNYGIKPYADQAGAEGDLPIVTPSTQQNGSAFFLNSYPKPALGYLYVKDLLGDELFTKALHTYIRTWNGKHPLPYDFFNSMNTGAGRNLNWFWQRWFFDGGYPDLAISAVNKTATGYDLLVTAKGRKPVPVDVTLTFADNSTQKIHRSIGVWETGATTVTVPVAAKQQLKRVTLGSTLVPDSFPKDNVWEGK
- a CDS encoding c-type cytochrome, producing the protein MKKLFVLLFPLLLSSGAAFAQKKPAAKTPAKKPTAGVSAALLASGKSVYVQNCLSCHQADGGGVEGMNPPLIKTDYVLGDKPRLIGVLVNGLKGVEINGEEYRSVMPAQTHLSDQQMADVLTYVRNSFGNKASAVAVAEVKAVRAAKK